The segment TGGTCGCCCGTCCTGCTCATCCTCTTCCGCCTGATCCAGGGCTTCTCCACCGGCGGTGAGTACGGCGGCGCCTCCACCTTCATCGCCGAGTACGCCCCCGACAAGAAGCGCGGATTCTTCGGCAGCTTCCTGGAGATGGGCACCCTCATCGGCTACACCGGCGCCGCCGGCATCGTGCTGCTGCTCAACACCACCCTCGGCGACGAGGCCATGCTCAACTGGGGCTGGCGCCTGCCGTTCCTGATCGCCGGCCCGCTCGGCCTGGTGGGTCTCTACCTCCGGGTCAGGCTCGACGAGACCCCGGCCTTCCAGAAGTTCGAGGCCGCGCACACCCACAGCGCCGGCGGCTCGGCCGTCGAGGCCGAGGCCGAGTTCTCCCACCTCTCGGAGAACGCCCCCAAGAAGAAGATCAGCGAGATCTTCTCCCAGCAGTGGCCCACCCTCATCCTCTGCATCGCCCTGGTCGGCGCGTACAACATCACCGACTACATGCTGCTGTCGTACATGCCGACCTACCTGACGGACACCCTCCACTACGAGGAGTCCCACGGCCTGCTGATCCTCCTCGGCACCATGGCCGTCCTGATGTGCGTCCTCAGCACCGTCGGCAAGCTCAGCGACCACTACGGCCGCAAGCCCCTGCTGATGACCGGCATGGTCGGCTTCTTCGTCCTGGCCATCCCGTCCTTCCTCCTCGTCAAGCAGGGCAGCGTCCCCGCGGTCTGCGCCGGTATGGCCCTCCTCGGCCTCTCCCTGGTCTGCCTCCTGGGCACCATGTCCGCCGCCCTCCCCGCCCTCTTCCCCACCAACGTCCGCTACGGCTCCCTCTCCATCGGCTACAACCTGGCCGTCTCCCTCTTCGGCGGCACCACCCCCCTGGTGATCACCGCCCTGATGGACGTCTTCGACAAGAACGTGATGGTCCCCGCGTACTACACGATGGGCGCCGCCCTCGTCGGCGTCATCGCCGTCGCCTGCATGAAGGAAACCGCCCAGCAGCCCCTCGAAGGCTCCCCGCCCTCCGTGGCCACCAAGGAAGAGGCCGTCGAACTCATCGAGGCCCAGACCGCAGAACCCCGCTTCTGACCTGCGGCACATGACGCGAAGGGGCTTCGGGAAATCTTTCCCCGAGGCCCCTTCGGTCTTTTCCGCCAACCGCCGTAACCGGCCCCACGTTCGATCGTTGTTCTGTTCGAGGGGCGCGCGGGGGTGGGCCTGGTGCGCGGAACGGGGGGATCATGCCGGTCAAGTACACGCCCGAGCGGCTCGCGGAGGCCGCCCGCGCCTCCTCGTCGTTCGACGACGCCGTCCGATGGTTCGGGGGCAGACCGACGCCGGGCAGCAGACGCTACCTGCGCGCCAGGATGCGGGAGGCCGGCGTCGACACCACGCACTTCGCGCGCCCTGGCGTACGGCACACCGAGGCCCGGCTCCGTGAGCTGGTGGCCTGCTCACGAAGCATCGCCGAAGTCGTACGCCGCCTCGGCATCAGCCCGGTCGGCGGCAACCAGGCACACATCGGCCGCCGCATCGCCGAACTGGGCATCGACACCTCGCATTTCACCGCCGCGCCCCGCGCGCACACCCCAGCCACCGGACGCGACCGTCTGGTGCTCGGCTCGCCGGCCGACGGCCGCACCCCGGGCGGGCGCCTGCGCAAGGCCCTGCTGCGCCGGGGAGTTCCGGAGCGGTGTGCGGTGTGCGGCACGGGTACGGAATGGAACGGCAAGCCGCTGCGCCTGGAAGTCGACCATCTCAACGGTGACTGGTGGGACAACCGCCCGGCCAATGTGCGCTTGCTGTGTCCCAACTGCCATACGGTGACCGACACATACCGCGGCCGCAAGCCCCGGCGGAAGTGACGCCTGCCCATGGCCCGGCGCCCCGCCTACACCCGCGACCTGCTGACCCGTACGGCCGCCGAATCCACCAGCCTGGTCGACATGATGCGCCGGCTCGGCGCGCCGTTGGGCAGCGGTTCACGCAGATATCTGCGCGAACGGCTGGCGCACCACGGCGTCGACACCGCGCACTTCGTCGACGAGCCGCTCCCCCGCCGTCAGCGCCGTTCGTACACCGAAGCGGTGCTCACCGAAGCCGCCGCGCAGTCCCACAGCATCCGGGACATGCTGGACTACCTGGAAGTTCCGCCGTACGACAGCGCGTACACGCACCTCCGCAGGAAGCTGGACCAATTCGGCATCGACACCTCCCACTTCGCCCGCCGCGGGCACGGCTCT is part of the Streptomyces platensis genome and harbors:
- a CDS encoding HNH endonuclease, translated to MPVKYTPERLAEAARASSSFDDAVRWFGGRPTPGSRRYLRARMREAGVDTTHFARPGVRHTEARLRELVACSRSIAEVVRRLGISPVGGNQAHIGRRIAELGIDTSHFTAAPRAHTPATGRDRLVLGSPADGRTPGGRLRKALLRRGVPERCAVCGTGTEWNGKPLRLEVDHLNGDWWDNRPANVRLLCPNCHTVTDTYRGRKPRRK
- a CDS encoding MFS transporter, with the protein product MPTGSTEAEPAPEQDREALKRHRVLFRAVARRKNPKLRRTDITVTDERVVKRAVKAAALGNAMEWFDFGIYSYLAVTIGAVFFPGGSGTTQLLSSFATFAVAFLVRPLGGAYFGPLGDRIGRKKVLALTMIMMALGTLCIGLIPSYATIGFWSPVLLILFRLIQGFSTGGEYGGASTFIAEYAPDKKRGFFGSFLEMGTLIGYTGAAGIVLLLNTTLGDEAMLNWGWRLPFLIAGPLGLVGLYLRVRLDETPAFQKFEAAHTHSAGGSAVEAEAEFSHLSENAPKKKISEIFSQQWPTLILCIALVGAYNITDYMLLSYMPTYLTDTLHYEESHGLLILLGTMAVLMCVLSTVGKLSDHYGRKPLLMTGMVGFFVLAIPSFLLVKQGSVPAVCAGMALLGLSLVCLLGTMSAALPALFPTNVRYGSLSIGYNLAVSLFGGTTPLVITALMDVFDKNVMVPAYYTMGAALVGVIAVACMKETAQQPLEGSPPSVATKEEAVELIEAQTAEPRF